One window of Hoplias malabaricus isolate fHopMal1 chromosome 16, fHopMal1.hap1, whole genome shotgun sequence genomic DNA carries:
- the LOC136671992 gene encoding mast cell protease 1A-like translates to MALLSVFLLAALLPKLIHSDSVDVGIVNGTEAKPHSRPYMVSVQTSEGHKCGGFLVSKRFVMTAAHCWNKKLIFTAVLGAHDLKDRKERYITMQVKNYHVHPKYLDDNSFDYDILLLELQGTVKKSRNVKWISIPRKPEDIKADSRCSIAGWGQKGTYKGLSSRLLETQVSIIDQKKCKDLWDKPLSQRMVCAAHPGGTCWGDSGGPLVCNNTAVGIVSFGDEYTCDNPKKPDVFTKISELLPWIKSVLRKY, encoded by the exons ATGGCTCTCCTCTCTGTGTTCCTGCTGGCTGCTCTGCTGCCAAAACTCATCCACTCTG acAGTGTTGATGTTGGTATAGTGAATGGCACAGAAGCTAAACCCCACTCTAGGCCGTATATGGTGTCTGTCCAGACAAGTGAAGGGCACAAATGTGGGGGCTTCCTTGTGTCCAAAAGATTCGTCATGACAGCAGCACACTGTTGGAACAA GAAATTGATATTCACGGCTGTCCTCGGTGCTCATGACCTGAAAGACAGAAAAGAACGCTATATAACAATGCAAGTGAAGAATTACCATGTGCATCCGAAGTACCTTGACGATAATTCATTTGACTATGATATCCTGCTTTTAGAG TTACAAGGAACTGTCAAAAAGAGTCGAAATGTGAAGTGGATCTCCATCCCTCGAAAACCAGAGGACATCAAAGCCGACTCCAGGTGCAGCATAGCTGGTTGGGGGCAAAAAGGAACCTATAAAGGCTTAAGTAGTCGCCTACTGGAGACACAGGTCAGTATCATAGACCAGAAGAAATGCAAGGATCTCTGGGACAAGCCTCTAAGCCAAAGAATGGTGTGTGCAGCTCATCCTGGAGGAACTTGCTGG GGGGACTCTGGGGGTCCTTTGGTGTGCAACAATACAGCAGTGGGTATTGTTTCTTTTGGTGATGAGTACACATGTGACAATCCTAAAAAGCCAGATGTTTTTACCAAAATATCTGAACTTTTGCCCTGGATAAAGTCTGTACTGAGAAAGTATTAG
- the LOC136671292 gene encoding CMRF35-like molecule 9, translating to MKILFIYTYLISGLVRCFDVTGYTGGTVIIFCNYQQLGQNEKYFCKKGINPNTLKDCVIINHNQTPNIVSHKDSRIALVDTPNILTVVHKELSLQDSGSYKCGASRLWNIDLNLKVNTGGLWWSSGV from the exons ATGAAGATCCTTTTCATCTACACCTACCTCATCTCAG GTCTAGTGCGCTGCTTTGATGTGACTGGCTACACAGGAGGCACTGTCATAATCTTCTGCAACTACCAACAACTTGGACAGAATGAGAAATACTTTTGCAAGAAAGGCATTAATCCAAACACTCTAAAGGACTGTGTGATTATAAACCATAATCAAACTCCCAACATAGTGAGTCACAAAGACTCAAGAATTGCTTTAGTTGACACCCCTAATATTCTTACTGTGGTCCACAAAGAACTGAGTTTACAGGACTCTGGATCATATAAGTGTGGAGCATCTAGATTGTGGAATATTGATTTGAACCTGAAAGTGAACACAG